A single Methylobacterium sp. 17Sr1-1 DNA region contains:
- a CDS encoding sulfite exporter TauE/SafE family protein, whose product MPPALAALLPLDARAATLFLAALVGGLVRGFTGFGFAMVFVPIAAAAVGPAAAVGLIWVVDAPFSLWFGARSARRATWGEVIPLLVGSTLLLPVGAWLLTRLDPGVTRWITAGAILLALAALVSGWRYRGVPSLPLSLATGGASGLASGFAALGGMPLAVFWLASQRASAGQVRGNLMAYFGLSTLVSGVVFTATGVLSGPRFAEALPLLLPYGLGLAVGSHGFRLASDRVFRAVAYTVILLAVCLALPLR is encoded by the coding sequence ATGCCGCCTGCTCTCGCCGCGCTCCTGCCTCTCGATGCCCGGGCCGCCACCCTGTTCCTCGCCGCCCTGGTCGGCGGGCTGGTGCGCGGCTTCACCGGCTTCGGCTTCGCGATGGTGTTCGTGCCGATCGCCGCCGCCGCGGTCGGGCCGGCGGCGGCGGTCGGGCTGATCTGGGTCGTCGACGCGCCGTTCTCGCTGTGGTTCGGCGCCCGCTCCGCCCGGCGGGCGACCTGGGGCGAGGTGATCCCGCTGCTCGTCGGCTCCACGCTCCTGCTGCCGGTCGGCGCCTGGCTCCTCACGCGGCTCGACCCCGGCGTCACCCGCTGGATCACCGCCGGGGCGATCCTGCTGGCGCTCGCCGCCCTGGTCTCGGGCTGGCGCTACCGCGGCGTGCCCTCGCTGCCGCTCTCCCTCGCCACCGGCGGCGCCTCGGGGCTGGCGAGCGGCTTTGCCGCTTTGGGCGGCATGCCGCTGGCCGTCTTCTGGCTCGCCAGCCAGCGCGCCTCGGCCGGACAGGTGCGCGGCAACCTGATGGCCTATTTCGGCCTCTCGACCCTGGTGTCGGGCGTGGTGTTCACGGCGACCGGGGTGCTGTCGGGCCCCCGCTTCGCCGAGGCCCTGCCGCTTCTCCTGCCCTACGGACTCGGCCTCGCGGTCGGATCGCACGGCTTTCGCCTCGCCTCCGACCGGGTTTTCCGGGCCGTGGCCTACACGGTGATCCTGCTGGCGGTCTGCCTGGCGCTGCCGCTGCGGTAG
- a CDS encoding DUF1989 domain-containing protein, producing the protein MKDFPAAYQVSEGSALSVDRPFYERIAAETGGRTLVDAFTIPIRTGRAWSVPAGHVFRVVAPEGPQVGDLNIWNRHDPRERLWAARTRQLQGAHVTTFDRLWSTLPFLRPLVTITADSLSHYGTDEYGGRVHDLLGTRCDPYVNKLLTGQDFHFHCHSNLVRAVMPFGLTEFDVHDVLNVFQVTGLNHDDLYFMRDCPAQAGDYLEFFAEIDLLCALSTCPGGDLSVPLWGPDARDPIDVCRPLGVEIYRLAPELTEGWQSPEVAPYRGQHGLRPEKGWWDKA; encoded by the coding sequence ATGAAGGACTTTCCGGCCGCCTACCAGGTTAGCGAGGGCTCGGCCCTGTCGGTCGACCGGCCGTTCTACGAGCGGATCGCCGCCGAGACCGGCGGGCGCACCCTCGTCGACGCGTTCACCATCCCGATCCGCACCGGGCGGGCCTGGAGCGTGCCGGCCGGCCACGTCTTCCGCGTCGTGGCGCCCGAGGGGCCGCAGGTCGGCGACCTCAACATCTGGAACCGGCACGACCCGCGCGAGCGGCTGTGGGCGGCGCGCACCCGCCAGCTCCAGGGCGCGCACGTCACCACCTTCGACCGGCTGTGGTCGACCCTGCCGTTCCTGCGCCCGCTGGTCACGATCACGGCCGACAGCTTGAGCCATTACGGCACCGACGAGTATGGCGGCCGGGTCCACGACCTGCTCGGCACCCGCTGCGACCCCTACGTCAACAAGCTGCTCACCGGCCAGGACTTCCACTTCCACTGCCACTCGAACCTCGTCCGCGCGGTGATGCCGTTCGGCCTGACCGAGTTCGACGTGCACGACGTGCTCAACGTGTTCCAGGTCACCGGCCTCAACCACGACGACCTGTACTTCATGCGCGACTGCCCGGCGCAGGCCGGCGACTACCTCGAATTCTTCGCCGAGATCGACCTGCTCTGCGCCCTCTCGACCTGCCCGGGCGGCGACCTCTCGGTGCCGCTCTGGGGCCCCGACGCCCGCGACCCGATCGACGTCTGCCGGCCCTTGGGCGTGGAGATCTACCGGCTGGCGCCGGAACTGACGGAGGGCTGGCAGAGCCCTGAAGTCGCGCCCTATCGCGGCCAGCACGGGCTGCGGCCCGAGAAAGGCTGGTGGGACAAGGCCTAG